Within the Fischerella sp. PCC 9605 genome, the region GCAAAAGGTGCTGACAACGGAGTGTTAATTCCTCACAAGTATAAGCAGAGATTAATTGAGGACGCAGTACCAGTAGAGGAATCGTTGTTCGGCGAGATAAGTCAGCCATCGTACTACCCACTAGTTTTTCCGTGAGTAAGCTGCGACTTTGAGAACCCAGTACAATCAATTGGGACTCATAGGTTTGGGCAACCTTAAGTATTGTCTCAACAGGCTTTCCTGATTGAACTTCTATTTTAACTTCTACATCGGTAGGACTTTCGCCAACAGCTGCTATCAATCTGGTTTGAGCTTGTTCTATTTTCTCACTATCGACTTGTGGAATAATGCCTTTTTCCCACAAGGGAACAACGTGCAGAAAAACAATTTGCTTTATTCCTGCAAGTGCAAAACTGGAAACAAAATTGGCTAGACGATGTAAGCTGTCAGAAAAATCTGTGCAAATTAAAATTCGTTCAAACATATATAACTAGTAAAAGAGAGTTAATAAAAATATTCTACTTTAACTGCAAAAGCTATCATTAGCATAAAGCTAAATTTATTCACTCACATTCCTAATTAATTGCTTTGAGAATAATTGAATTAGAATGATTAAGCAGAGATTAATCATCATTAAAAGACCTAAAATTTTGCAAAATTAACCTCATATAAACCTAAATCCAAAATGGTATGAATTACCCAACTCAAGTTTTGCAGATTTGTTGCCAAAACCGTGACCTTGGTATTTACCGTAGCACAGAGCAAAGCACCAACAGACTCTGATTAGTAGATAATGCTTGGATTTTTTTGAGCGATCGCCTCAAACTGTTCCATACTGTCTTGATTGAGATCTAGCACCAGCTTTGCAGTCCGCCAAGAAATAAATTTCTTGGCTAGCCCTTTCAAGGTGTAATGTATTTTTCTTGGTGTCTTAGTGTCTTTGTGGTGAAAAAATTGACTTTTGAACCACCAAGGCACTAAGACACAAAGGTGAAAAGCCCAAAATTCGGGAAATTTTTTGAGGATTTTTACCCACCGTGAAAGGGCTAATTTCTTGGCTTAAAGCTAAGCGATTGCTTATTAATGCTAATGTGTGCTGGGATTGGTAGTCCTGGAACTCTGAAGGAAGCTTTTCGAGGTTATGAAGGTGATAAGAAAGATCCTCAGTTAATTGCTGATGAGGAAGTTGTGAGGGATACACCTTTACCACCAATAAAAGGTTCGTTTTTCAAAGCTGCTGGAGGAAAAGGCTTTCAGCGCCATGCGTGAACTAGCAACGGGTGTGCCTACGAAACATGACCGAAGTTTTGAGCAAATGGAATATTTATGTACCAGATTCATCTTATTTGACACAACGGGGAGGAACTTTTCTATTTGATTCTCAAGGTAAATTAATTTACGAACATCGCGATCGTGGTATTCTTGGTTTTGCCGAAAATATGAGCAATCCCTTATCTTTTTTGGATAAGTAATTCATTGTCATCGACAAAACGAGCAGGGACTGCAACGAACTGAATATTAAGGGCAGTAGCGATGGGGTTATCCTATCACTTACCTGCTCTACCTCTTGCTGTTTTTTAGTTCCGTCGAACTCACGTTTACTTAATAATGTTTGCTAAATTAACTGAATATAAAAAATAAAATGAAGAATAAGCGGATTTTACTTTGTTTAGGAACAGCTATTTTTGCTTTTTTCCCAATAATTTCAGCCCAAGCAGCCCAGGTAGAATTAGGCGTTTTCAAATCTGTAGATGCACCCGAAGCAAACTGTCCTCAAAAAGTTATGGTGACAGAACAGCACGCGCCTTACTATGAAGGGGGATACACGCTGAATGGTCAAGCAAAATTAAGCTCTTTTGCAGGGCCGTTTGCGATCGCCACCTCAGATTTGTTTAGCGTCACCTGGGTAGCAAACCTCAAACCAGCCTACCGTAAATGTGTGGCAGCTGGTGGAATTGTCAAATATGGTAACGAAACTTATGATTCCCATTCTTACTTGCGGATCAGATTCAATGGCGGTAAGGTATTTTTGATTTTGGATATGACAGGTAAACGAGATGTAAACGGCTTCACTCCTGCTATTACCAAAAAAAGTGTTAACAAGGGAAACCCAACTTGGAGTTGGTCTGGCACGGATTGAAAGTGGGAGATGGGGAGAGTGGGAGATGGGGAGATGGGGAGATGGGGAGATGGGGAGATGGGGAGACAACCAACAACTAACCACTAACCACTAACCACTAACAAAAAATTAGCAAATATTTTTAGTCACAAACTCAATCACATCTGTCAGACCTGCTTTTGTTTTTAAATTGGTAAAAATAAAGGGTTTATCGCCGCGCATTTTTTTGGCATCTTGTTCCATTACACTTAAATCTGCACCCACATACGGAGCTAAATCAATTTTATTAATCACCAATAAATCAGATTTAGTAATGCCGGGGCCACCTTTGCGAGGAATTTTATCACCAGCGGCAACATCGATAACATAAATTGTTAAATCTACCAATTCGGGGCTAAAAGTAGCAGCTAAATTATCGCCGCCACTTTCTAAAAAGACTAAATCTAAATCAGGAAAACGCGCCTCTAGTTGTTCAACTGCGGCTAAATTCATGGAAGCATCTTCTCGAATAGCAGTGTGAGGACAACCACCAGTCTCTACACCTAAAATGCGATCGCTAGTTAACGCTTGAGAACGCACCAAAAACTGTGCGTCTTCCTGGGTATAAATATCATTCGTCACCACTGCAATATGATAGCGATCGCGCATTGCTTTACATAAAGCATCCACCAAAGCAGTTTTTCCCGATCCCACAGGCCCAGCGACTCCGACTCGAAAAGCACTCATAATTTTGTTGGTTGTTGGTTGTTGGTTGTTAATAGTTAGTAGTTAGTGGTTGGTGGTTAGTGGTTAGTGGTTAGTAGTTAGTGGTTAGTGGTTAGTGGTTGTTGGTTGTTGACTGTTGACCATTGACTATGGACTAATGACTAATGACCAATGACCAATGACTAATGACTAATGACTAATCTACAAATTTTTCTAGATATTGCCACAGAAGCGGCGCTAGCTGCTGGTGGAGTTTTGCAAGCTTACTTAGGCAAGGTAGAAGACGCAATTACTGAAAAAGGACGTCCTGGCGATCTAGTCACTGTTGCTGATAAAGCTTCCGAAGAAGTAGTGTTGCAAATTTTGGAACGTCACTTTCCCGATCACGCCATTCTCGCAGAAGAATCTGGGAAACTGGGAAATCAAGAAAATGAATTCCTCTGGGCAATCGACCCTTTAGATGGTACAACCAACTTCGCCCATCAATACCCATTTTTTGCTGTTTCCATCGGGTTGCTTATTAACGGTGTTCCGCAAGTAGGTGTTATTTATGACCCTTTTCACGATGAGCTATTCCGTGCAGCCCAAGACCTAGGTGCAACACGTAACCGTCGCCCTATGCAAGTTTCAGAAACTTCAGAACTAAGTAAGAGTCTGCTGGTAACGGGATTTGCCTATGACCGTCGTGAAACTTCTGACAACAACTACGCAGAATTTTGTCATCTCACTCACCTGACCCAAGGAGTACGACGCAGCGGTGCAGCATCTGTTGATTTAGCTCACGTTGCCTGTGGGCGTCTCGATGGCTACTGGGAACGAGGCCTTTCTCCTTGGGATATTGCCGCAGGCATTATTATATTACGTGAAGCCGGAGGTAAAGTGACTGCATACGATGGCACTCCTATAAACCTGGAGTCAGGCAGGATTCTGGCAACAAATGGTTATATTCACGACAGTCTAAGTTGTGAACTGCAACAAGTTCCACCCTTGTCTGCTTGGAAGTAGGAAATGGGGAGATAAAGAGTCTGATAGGTAGGATGGAAGGAAAAATTAAGCATGAGGTGACTTTCTTTGGCATTTGTCGACGTTAAAAAACGACTAATTGAAACAATTGCCGCGGATCATGAAAATTTACCACGCTCTCATAGCAATATCAGTTGGCGTATCGATTGTACTGATTCAGCCACAGTTGGCGATCGCACACAACTCAAATCAGGTAACTGGGATTGCTCTAAAAGTTGCAGCGCCAAGCAGCAGTCAATATCTCGATCCTGAATTGATTATTGAGCAAGAAGGCAAGACTTATCCTATACTCACTACTGTTTATCGAGTAGAAGCACCAGGCAAACCATATAAAGAAAATTCCATAGCCACAGTCACTAAAGCTGAGGACTTCTTTACTCTGGGTGACGAGAAGTTTAAGCAAGGAGACTATAAAGGTGCGACCGCTGCCTATACTGAAGCCATTCGCCTCAATCCCAACAATGGTTATGCCTACACTCAACGGGGAATTGCTCGTGCCAGCTTGAAAGACTATCAAGGGGCAATAGAGGATTATACCCAAGCCTTGCGAATAGCTCCCAACCATTCAATCGCCTATGGCGGGCGGGGGGATGCCCGTACTAGCTTGGGAGATCAAAAAGGGGCAATTGAAGACTATACTAAAGCTCTACAGATTAATCCCAACAGTGAAATCGACTATCGTGGACGCGGAAATGCTCGCTATCTTTTGAAAGACTATCAAGGAGCGATTGAGGATTATACCCAAGCTCTGCGAATCAATCCCAGCGATGCAATCTCTTATAGTGGGCGGGGGGATGCCCGTGCCAGCTTGGGAGACTATCAAGGAGCGATTGAAGATTACACCCAAGCTTTGCGAATCGATCCCAACTATGCCAACACCTACTTCAATCGGGGAAATGCTCGCTATCTTTTGAAAGACTATCAAGGAGCGATTGAGGATTACACCCAAGCCTTGCGAATCGATCCCAACGATGCAGAAGCTAAAAAAAATCGGGATCGTCTCAAGGCTAAGAATGTACTCAATATGTACAGTGCAGAACAAAGATTCCAAATTACTCTGTTTGTTTCCGTTCTTTTATGTTTAGTTTGGATAATCTCAATTAGTTTGCACGAATTTGGGCACGCGATTGTTGCTTATTGGGGTGGGGATAAGTCAGTCAAGCAAAAAGGATATTTAAGCCTCAATCCCCTCAAGTACATTAACCCGTTTGTGAGTATCATTTTGCCTGGTTTGTTCTTCCTTATGGGTGGTTTTCCCTTACCAGGAGCAGCGGTTTATATTGAACGCCAGCACTTACGCAATCGCTGGTGGCAAAGTGCAGTCTCAGCCGCAGGACCATTGGCTAGTTTTCTCGTTACCCTATTACTAATTGTTTTTTTCCAGGTTAGTTTGTCTTGGAATTTTCCATACTGGCTATCAGCTGCCTTGGCTTTTTTCATTAGCCTGCACTTTTTCTTCGTTCTATTCAACTTAATGCCCTTTCCTCCACTAGACGGTTACGGCATTATCGAAGCTTGGATTCCCAGTCAGAATATCCAAGCCCAGCTCAGAAATTTTGCCCTCGTGGGACTCATCGCCATTTACATATTGCCCTGGCTTATTCCGCCATTTGGTCTATTCATAGCTAAACCAGCCTTTGCGCTGACTCAAATGTTTGGCGTTCCAGAGACATTGTTCTTGGCTGGATTCGAGCTTTTCAACCGATGGTATTGTGCTTTGCTACTAGGTGCTGTAGGCGTTTTTGCCTTGATTCGTCAGCCACAGAGTGTATGGCATTTTCTCGGTGATGTGTTATTCAGCCTCAAAATGTATAAGATGGCACTCTTTGCTTACAACAAGGCAATTGACTGGGCAGCTAATGCCCGATCTTGGACTCATAACCAGGTTTGGGTTAAGCGAGATATTGTGCTGGAGCAACTGGGACGGTGGGAAGAAGCGCTCATCAATTACAACAAGGCAATTGAATTAAAACCTGATGATGCTTGGTTTTGGAATCAACGCGGTTGGCTGCTAGAGAAATTAGAACGCGATGAAGAAGCACTCATCAACTACAACAAGCTAATTGAATTAAAACCTGATGATGTCTGGTATTGGAAAAAATGCGGTCAGCTACTAGAGAAATTAGAACGTGATGAAGAAGCACTCATCAATTACAACAAAGCAATTGAATTAATGCCAGATAATGCCTGGGTTTGGAACCAACGCGGTTGGCTGCTAGAGAAATTAAAACGTGATGAAGAAGCACTCATCAATTACAACAAAGCAATTGAATTAAAACCTGATGATGCCTGGTTTTGGAGTCAACGTGGTTTGCTACTAAAGAAATTAAAACGCGATGAAGAAGCGCTCATCAATTACAACAAAGCAATTGAATTAAAACCTGATGATGCCTGGTTTTGGAGTCAACGTGGTTTGCTACTAAAGAAATTAAAACGCGATGAAGAAGCGCTCATCAATTACAACAAAGCAATTGAATTAAAACCTGATGATGCCTGTTTTTTGGTTATTCGAGGTATTGTGCTGGAGCAACTGGAACGGTGCGATGATGCTCTTGCTTCCTACAATAAGGCTATTCAATTACAGCAAAATTATGATTTTGCCTGGTATCACAGATCTCGCATGTATGCATTGCAAGGTAAGGTTGAACTGGCAATTGAGAACTTGCAATGCGCAATAGAATTGAAACCTTATCAATGGCGAGAATCAGCAAAAACTGACTCAAACTTTGACAAGATTCGTCAGCATGAACGTTTTCAACAACTAATTGGTAACTCTGATTTAGTCTAGGGCTTGTTAGCAAACTTATTAAGCTGGTTGAATGAGCAACAGTGCTTTATGTCTCAATACAATTCAGTTAAGAATTTTTGTGAGACAGACCTGTGGAGGCGCGAAATTTCGCGTCTCTATACTACCTTCTAAATAAGGGTTTTAGTCTGATCTGAACTGTATTGCTTTATGTCCACCCCAGGGATGTATAAGAAGGTAGAGAAATGGGGAACAATCACTAACTACTGACCGTAATTCCTCCATATTACAAGCCCCACAGCTTTATCTGTCAAACTAATCTAAAATCCAAAATCCAAAATCGGATAACTACTGACAGATCCCCAATAGAGCGAAGTAAACTAGTAGGAATCACTTAATGTTTAGTATAAAACGGCTCTATGTCTTTCAAAATAGAACGTGGACTTTTTAAATATGATTTCATAGACCATCACGCAATTTTATGTGTTCCAGTTGATGCAGATGTGAAGGAAATCCGCAAACGCTATCTGAAAATCGCCCGTCATCTACACCCTGATAGCTGTGCTGCGGCTAGTAATGCTGAAAAACAGCTAGCTAGCGATTTATTGTCAAAGTTGGTGAACCCAGCCTATGAAAAACTTTCCCAAGAAAAAAATCGCGCCGAATACATGATAGTTCTGTCGCAAATGGGCAAGCGCTTAGTACAAGAATCTGCTTCGCTGGAACTAAACACCGATGTAGCAAAACAGCTAACGGCTACGCCTAATGTGGAAAACGCCTATAAAATTGCGATCGCTAAAATAGCAGAAACTCAATACAATTCTTTACAGCAAGCGGTGCAAATCATCGGTTTAATCAGCGAGTTGAATTTAGTGTACTTAATGCGGAGTGCGGGTAAATCAATCGCTGCACCGCCACCAGCAGCACAGGCCAAACCTAACACAGGTACACCACAGGTGGCTAATAAAGCTGCTGCTGCACCCTCTCCTCCTCCAGCGATACCGAAGGAAGACTCAGCTGTAGTTCTTCAATATATCCGCCGTTCCCAAGAGTTGATTGCCAAAAATCAACTCGCATCAGCGGAGGTAGAATTACGAGATGCTCTGAAACTACAGCCAAATAATAGTCATTGCCATAGCTTGATCGGAATGGTCTATTTGAGGCAAAATCGAACCACGATGGCAAAAGTTCATTTTGACCGCGCCCTGCAATTAGACCCCAATGACGAAACAGCGTTAGCGGGGAAACGCAAAATTGAACAGATTTCGGGGCAAAAACCCGGTAGTGCGAAGTCTACGACGACGTCAACTACTACGGCTAAGCAACCAGATAAATCTGAGGGTGGCGGTTTGTTTGGTGGTTTGTTTGGTGGAAAGAAAAAGTAATGGTTTATCAACCACCAGCGGGAGCCAGGGATTTATTACCCTTAGATGTAGCTCAAAAACGCTGGATAGAAGAAAGGTTACAGCAGGTATTTCACCGTTGGGGATACCACAGAATTATCACCTCAACGCTAGAGCGGATGGATACGCTGATGGCGGGGGGTGCAATTCCGCGCTCAGCAGTGCTTCAATTGCAAAATGCTGAAGATGAAGAATTAGGTCTGCGTCCGGAACTAACGGCGTCTATTGCACGTACGGCTGTAACTCGCATGGCAGGGGTTACTTATCCGCAACGCCTGTATTACAATACTAATGTTTTCCAGCGCATGCCCGATTATCGGCGTAATCAACCGCAGGAATTCTATCAAGCTGGGGTAGAATTATTAGGCGGTGGTGGCTTAGCTGCTGATGCAGAAGTGCTGCTTCTAGTTGCAGACTGTTTGCAAGCACTCTCGCTCGATCGCTGGCATTTAATTTTGGGCGAGGCGGGAATTACCCGATCGCTGTTAGAAGCGTTTCCTGCTAACATCCGCAATCAAGTCCGGAATGCGATCGCCCATCTCGACCGAATTACCATAGATAATTTACCCCTAACTGAAGAATTGCGCTCCCGCGCTATAACCATTCTAGATTTGCGTGGCAACAGCGCTGATGTGTTGGAAAAAGTCAGCAGCCTGGGTTTAGATACCCCCCAGCAAGAAGCGGTAAATAACCTCAAATCTTTAATAGAATTACTGGAAAATCAGGAAAATTTCCCACTCATCCTTGACCTCAGCTTGATCCAAACCTTTGACTACTACACTGGAATCTCTTTTGAAGTAGTCAGTGATACTGAAGCCGGAGCGCGAGTATTAGGGCGGGGTGGTCGTTATGACCAACTTTTAGGGCTGTATCATCCCCAAGGTGAGAATATACCTGGAATCGGGTTTACTTTTTTTATTGAAGATTTATACCAATCTATCTCGTCTTCTCAGCAATTACCGCAAAATACACCAGCTAGTAACTGGTTGGTTGTCGCAGAAAGCAATAGTGCATACACTGCTGCTTTTGCCTACGCTCAAAAACTCCGCAACTCTACCCAGCTGGTGCGGGTAGAAATGGATTTGGGAAGACGGGACGCTGAAGCAATCCGGCAATATGCACGCGATCGCCACATCGCCCAAATTGCTTGGGTTAAAGCTGATGGCTCCACAAACATTGAGTCAGTAACATAGTAAAATCCCCACTGTGGCAGTTATCAAAATAACTGCCATATCCGCCTGAAGAAGTGACAAAGAGGACATGGGAGACAAGGAAGGTGGGGAAACATCACCCCATCTCCCTTGTCTCACTCATAAAGATAGTTCTAGGATTGGGATTTCTTTTGAGCATGGATGATGAGAAACCAAGGTTTTGTGGATAGCTTTTCATAATCTTGAGGATAGAGTTGTTTGCACTCCTCTGTTGGGCGTGGTTCGAGAATCTGTTCTATTGCAAACCCTGCATTGGTGAGTGCAGAAGTCATGGCGCTTAACGGACGACGATAGAAGCGCACGCGGACGGGTGTGTCACCATAGCCCTCCCAAGAATCGTCTAGTAACTCCGTAGCAAAGTAATCATCCTTTTCAAAAAACAAGAAGTCCATAAAGGGATGATGTGTAGAAAATAGCAATAGTCCACCGGGTAAGAGGATGCGGTGAAACTCCTTTAAAACACCCTCCCAATCTTTTAAATAATGTAGAGTTAAGGAACTCAGAACTATATCAAACGAATTATCCTTTAAAAAGGTAAGGGGTTTACTCAGGTCAGCTTGGTAAACTTGAC harbors:
- a CDS encoding ATP phosphoribosyltransferase regulatory subunit translates to MVYQPPAGARDLLPLDVAQKRWIEERLQQVFHRWGYHRIITSTLERMDTLMAGGAIPRSAVLQLQNAEDEELGLRPELTASIARTAVTRMAGVTYPQRLYYNTNVFQRMPDYRRNQPQEFYQAGVELLGGGGLAADAEVLLLVADCLQALSLDRWHLILGEAGITRSLLEAFPANIRNQVRNAIAHLDRITIDNLPLTEELRSRAITILDLRGNSADVLEKVSSLGLDTPQQEAVNNLKSLIELLENQENFPLILDLSLIQTFDYYTGISFEVVSDTEAGARVLGRGGRYDQLLGLYHPQGENIPGIGFTFFIEDLYQSISSSQQLPQNTPASNWLVVAESNSAYTAAFAYAQKLRNSTQLVRVEMDLGRRDAEAIRQYARDRHIAQIAWVKADGSTNIESVT
- the ureG gene encoding urease accessory protein UreG codes for the protein MSAFRVGVAGPVGSGKTALVDALCKAMRDRYHIAVVTNDIYTQEDAQFLVRSQALTSDRILGVETGGCPHTAIREDASMNLAAVEQLEARFPDLDLVFLESGGDNLAATFSPELVDLTIYVIDVAAGDKIPRKGGPGITKSDLLVINKIDLAPYVGADLSVMEQDAKKMRGDKPFIFTNLKTKAGLTDVIEFVTKNIC
- a CDS encoding inositol monophosphatase family protein; translated protein: MTNLQIFLDIATEAALAAGGVLQAYLGKVEDAITEKGRPGDLVTVADKASEEVVLQILERHFPDHAILAEESGKLGNQENEFLWAIDPLDGTTNFAHQYPFFAVSIGLLINGVPQVGVIYDPFHDELFRAAQDLGATRNRRPMQVSETSELSKSLLVTGFAYDRRETSDNNYAEFCHLTHLTQGVRRSGAASVDLAHVACGRLDGYWERGLSPWDIAAGIIILREAGGKVTAYDGTPINLESGRILATNGYIHDSLSCELQQVPPLSAWK
- a CDS encoding universal stress protein, encoding MFERILICTDFSDSLHRLANFVSSFALAGIKQIVFLHVVPLWEKGIIPQVDSEKIEQAQTRLIAAVGESPTDVEVKIEVQSGKPVETILKVAQTYESQLIVLGSQSRSLLTEKLVGSTMADLSRRTTIPLLVLRPQLISAYTCEELTLRCQHLLRCLLLPYNDSKAANYLVQQIKHLAQQQSGRLLQQCRLCWVLENIGRREIPRKILPQQAQQTLSQIKADLEGVNLQVETEVREGYPVSQILETAAMADISAIAVSSETIGKPQEWLVSSFAAELLRHSWYPVLFFPPERG
- a CDS encoding J domain-containing protein; amino-acid sequence: MSFKIERGLFKYDFIDHHAILCVPVDADVKEIRKRYLKIARHLHPDSCAAASNAEKQLASDLLSKLVNPAYEKLSQEKNRAEYMIVLSQMGKRLVQESASLELNTDVAKQLTATPNVENAYKIAIAKIAETQYNSLQQAVQIIGLISELNLVYLMRSAGKSIAAPPPAAQAKPNTGTPQVANKAAAAPSPPPAIPKEDSAVVLQYIRRSQELIAKNQLASAEVELRDALKLQPNNSHCHSLIGMVYLRQNRTTMAKVHFDRALQLDPNDETALAGKRKIEQISGQKPGSAKSTTTSTTTAKQPDKSEGGGLFGGLFGGKKK
- a CDS encoding tetratricopeptide repeat protein, with amino-acid sequence MKIYHALIAISVGVSIVLIQPQLAIAHNSNQVTGIALKVAAPSSSQYLDPELIIEQEGKTYPILTTVYRVEAPGKPYKENSIATVTKAEDFFTLGDEKFKQGDYKGATAAYTEAIRLNPNNGYAYTQRGIARASLKDYQGAIEDYTQALRIAPNHSIAYGGRGDARTSLGDQKGAIEDYTKALQINPNSEIDYRGRGNARYLLKDYQGAIEDYTQALRINPSDAISYSGRGDARASLGDYQGAIEDYTQALRIDPNYANTYFNRGNARYLLKDYQGAIEDYTQALRIDPNDAEAKKNRDRLKAKNVLNMYSAEQRFQITLFVSVLLCLVWIISISLHEFGHAIVAYWGGDKSVKQKGYLSLNPLKYINPFVSIILPGLFFLMGGFPLPGAAVYIERQHLRNRWWQSAVSAAGPLASFLVTLLLIVFFQVSLSWNFPYWLSAALAFFISLHFFFVLFNLMPFPPLDGYGIIEAWIPSQNIQAQLRNFALVGLIAIYILPWLIPPFGLFIAKPAFALTQMFGVPETLFLAGFELFNRWYCALLLGAVGVFALIRQPQSVWHFLGDVLFSLKMYKMALFAYNKAIDWAANARSWTHNQVWVKRDIVLEQLGRWEEALINYNKAIELKPDDAWFWNQRGWLLEKLERDEEALINYNKLIELKPDDVWYWKKCGQLLEKLERDEEALINYNKAIELMPDNAWVWNQRGWLLEKLKRDEEALINYNKAIELKPDDAWFWSQRGLLLKKLKRDEEALINYNKAIELKPDDAWFWSQRGLLLKKLKRDEEALINYNKAIELKPDDACFLVIRGIVLEQLERCDDALASYNKAIQLQQNYDFAWYHRSRMYALQGKVELAIENLQCAIELKPYQWRESAKTDSNFDKIRQHERFQQLIGNSDLV
- a CDS encoding class I SAM-dependent methyltransferase, with product MSLDHKQEYIPFNDYEAFAQAYAKRTESNSYNAYYERPAMFSVLPDVKFKRVLDAGCAGGVYSEWLVNHSADVVAIDISNQMVQLTKQRLKNRGQVYQADLSKPLTFLKDNSFDIVLSSLTLHYLKDWEGVLKEFHRILLPGGLLLFSTHHPFMDFLFFEKDDYFATELLDDSWEGYGDTPVRVRFYRRPLSAMTSALTNAGFAIEQILEPRPTEECKQLYPQDYEKLSTKPWFLIIHAQKKSQS